CCCTAATCGTTACAGTTACTAACCAAGATGCCTTTAACGCTGCTGTCTCAGGATTTAGTCGCTAATTCCTTTAAGAATGTTCGCCTAGTCGCTACCGATATGGATGGCACACTCACGCAAAGCGGCAAGTTTACGCCCACTTTACTACAGGCATTGGTGCAATTAGCGGGGGCTGGCATCCAAGTTTTGATTGTCACCGGGCGATCGGCAGGTTGGGTCGGAGGCTTGGTCAACTATTTGCCTGTTTGGGGAGCGATCGCGGAAAACGGCGGCCTATTTTACTCTGGTCAAATTGAAACCCCAACTGCGCTGGTTGCCATTCCTGACTTAGCCTTACACCGCCAAAAGCTAGCCCAAACTTTTCAACGGTTGCAAGCGGATTTCCCGCAGTTACAGGAGTCTGCTGACAATCGTTTTCGGCTCACAG
This region of Trichocoleus desertorum NBK24 genomic DNA includes:
- a CDS encoding HAD family hydrolase codes for the protein MPLTLLSQDLVANSFKNVRLVATDMDGTLTQSGKFTPTLLQALVQLAGAGIQVLIVTGRSAGWVGGLVNYLPVWGAIAENGGLFYSGQIETPTALVAIPDLALHRQKLAQTFQRLQADFPQLQESADNRFRLTDWTFDIEGLSLTEIQAINAYCQDQGWGFTYSNVQCHIKPMEQDKATGLRRVLDQYFPDYTPQQVVTVGDSPNDESLFDTDPFPLSVGVANVRDYADQLIHQPTYITPEAEGAGFCQLAEWLCALYKSEE